A window of the Lolium perenne isolate Kyuss_39 chromosome 7, Kyuss_2.0, whole genome shotgun sequence genome harbors these coding sequences:
- the LOC127300880 gene encoding uncharacterized protein isoform X4, with translation MSVYEDPALIRSLFERGLSLVGKDYFCYHLWDKYIEFENSQKQLIQLATMYINMLKFPTKKLHKYYESFKKLVKSLEQEVTHCGAEISTENIHMSEVMEAEESEGDISAKIAGLFDQGGHLKPEALKQYLFAGDRLYRISSKLNEEICGFEASIRRPFFHVKPLDDDQLENWNQYLDFVEKNGDFDWAVKLYERCLIPCANYSEFWIRYSEYVDAKGGREIANYALGRASSSFVKGVPTFSMYYAMFKEQVGDAPGARALFAKGSSNFTSDFYTNINRMANMEKRMGNTKAATEIYENAIEDAMQKHNTEVLPDLYANFAQFKYAASHSIAEAQEVFVKGIEQAPCKPLIKGFIQFMSTYGGSTEIPLLDSLISNAVTPGSDVSTALSPEDREDISLLFLKFVDLYGDVQELRKAWARHSKLFPHNTRNLSQQCCIADSDKRRIAEFLIVAHDHTPEGTTRLKQSSKSDTWLIDKNVGSQVDMDAADPGKRQGVANEQKIVGTVDAHLEVGDTAQKFIDMAHSQHSLEKHGTQSQMDSHADQKTIHDLSVCEQIEPTTKAHASVSERAPQAESCNYDSPSQSIADAQINAQVDVKTIQLSAIDHSETVCSRSDSPSGASLPEEGIPSDTTQIIPALEENQHEKIQVKLETEYDVSVSNAKPEKSTDSPEATQCDREVQTQVMSVCAKPSTSEMATTQTTTGSQFSSDNAVTAQVSVQHQMDNPQAYESSNLCLTGQNMQQMQQQGLAYAIPQNVQTSPQTQAQVVAQPNQGNQQYLQMMQGYASQMWQYYQQQLYYLQAQHNQQMQSLQQQQLPTEHLQQSFAQQVQQLNQQMVLWQQQVQQQQQQAQPVQQQSDKAQGQQYHPSPGDGKHEQNKHLPQESQIDHQNQQSQQQQLLYFQQQQQVYFMQQQQQMYQQQQQQQQQLMQQQQYLSQMPQQKQDVVQQQQLFQQQQQQLYEQQQKELVVLQQQQQQFAQQQMQQYLQQQAKQQGFRDQNCELNPQDTRKMQMEHGQQSEASQSDGSKLRGGDQSELSYPSTPQSQRSNY, from the exons ATGAGTGTGTATGAAGACCCTGCTCTTATTAGAAG CTTATTCGAGAGGGGTTTGTCGCTTGTTGGAAAGGACTACTTCTGTTACCATCTTTGGGATAAGTACATAGAGTTTGAGAATTCTCAGAAGCAGCTGATTCAGCTTGCTACCATGTATATTAACATGCTGAAATTTCCTACAAAGAAGCTGCACAAGTATTATGAGAG TTTTAAGAAGTTGGTAAAATCACTGGAACAAGAGGTTACACATTGTGGTGCTGAAATATCTACAGAAAATATACATATGTCTGAAGTGATGGAAGCTGAGGAATCTGAAGGGGATATCTCGGCCAAAATTGCTGGCTTATTTGACCAAGGTGGGCATCTTAAGCCTGAAGCATTAAAGCAGTACTTATTTGCTGGCGATCGTCTCTACCGGATATCCAGTAAACTTAATGAAGAAATTTGCGGCTTTGAGGCCTCCATCAGAAGGCCTTTTTTTCATGTCAAGCCACTTGATGATGACCAGCTTGAAAACTGGAACCAGTATCTTGATTTTGTTGAGAAGAATGGCGATTTTGACTGG GCTGTAAAACTGTATGAGAGGTGCTTAATCCCTTGTGCTAATTATTCAGAGTTTTGGATTCGCTACTCTGAGTATgtagatgccaaaggtggccgagaGATTGCAAACTATGCTCTTGGTCGGGCATCTTCGAGTTTTGTGAAG GGAGTCCCCACTTTCAGCATGTACTATGCTATGTTCAAAGAGCAAGTTGGTGATGCACCAGGTGCTCGTGCTCTTTTTGCTAAAGGAAGCAGTAATTTCACTTCAGATTTCTATACTAATATTAATAGAATGGCCAACATGGAGAAACGCATG GGAAATACTAAAGCAGCTACGGAAATATATGAGAatgcaattgaggatgcaatgcaaAAGCACAACACTGAAGTACTTCCGGACTTGTACGCAAATTTTGCGCAGTTCAAATATGCG GCAAGTCATAGCATTGCTGAAGCTCAAGAAGTCTTTGTCAAGGGAATCGAACAGGCACCCTGTAAACCTCTGATTAAG GGATTCATACAGTTCATGAGTACATATGGAGGATCTACAGAAATACCTCTTCTTGATTCTCTTATTTCTAATGCCGTGACTCCTGGATCTGATGTATCAACAGCTTTAAGCCCTGAAGATCGAGAAGATATCTCGTTGTTGTTTTTGAAG TTTGTTGACCTGTATGGGGATGTTCAAGAACTCAGAAAGGCATGGGCTAGGCACAGCAAACTTTTTCCTCATAACACAAGAAACCTGTCGCAGCAGTGTTGTATAGCTGATAGTGACAAGAGGAGAATAGCTGAATTTCTGATAGTTGCTCATGACCATACTCCAGAAGGTACGACCAGATTGAAACAGTCATCCAAAAGTGACACTTGGCTAATTGATAAAAATGTTGGTTCACAAGTGGACATGGATGCTGCAGATCCAGGTAAAAGACAGGGAGTTGCCAATGAGCAGAAAATAGTTGGGACTGTTGATGCGCACCTGGAGGTTGGTGATACAGCTCAGAAATTCATTGACATGGCTCACAGTCAGCATAGCTTGGAGAAACATGGAACACAAAGCCAAATGGATTCACATGCTGACCAAAAAACCATTCATGATTTAAGCGTATGTGAACAAATTGAACCGACAACAAAAGCCCATGCTTCTGTAAGTGAGAGAGCCCCTCAAGCTGAATCATGTAATTATGATTCTCCTTCACAATCAATTGCTGACGCGCAGATTAATGCACAGGTTGATGTTAAGACCATTCAGCTATCTGCAATTGATCATTCAGAAACAGTATGCTCAAGATCCGATTCGCCATCTGGGGCAAGCTTACCCGAAGAAGGAATTCCTTCCGATACAACTCAAATAATTCCAGCGTTAGAGGAAAATCAACATGAGAAAATCCAAGTAAAGCTGGAAACAGAGTATGATGTGTCTGTCAGTAATGCAAAGCCAGAGAAGTCCACTGATAGTCCAGAAGCAACTCAATGTGATAGGGAAGTTCAGACACAAGTTATGTCTGTCTGCGCAAAACCTTCCACTTCAGAAATGGCAACAACACAAACTACCACAGGTTCTCAATTTTCTTCCGACAATGCAGTGACTGCCCAAGTTTCAGTTCAGCACCAGATGGATAATCCTCAAGCTTACGAATCTAGTAACCTTTGTTTGACTGGGCAAAACATGCAGCAGATGCAGCAGCAAGGTCTTGCTTATGCAATTCCTCAGAATGTTCAAACATCCCCACAAACTCAAGCTCAAGTCGTTGCACAACCTAATCAGGGAAACCAACAGTACCTCCAAATGATGCAAGGGTATGCATCCCAGATGTGGCAATATTACCAGCAGCAGCTGTATTACCTGCAGGCTCAGCATAATCAGCAGATGCAGAGTTTGCAACAGCAGCAGCTTCCAACTGAGCATCTCCAGCAAAGTTTTGCTCAGCAGGTACAACAACTGAACCAACAAATGGTACTTTGGCAGCAACAGgtccagcagcagcaacaacaggcACAACCAGTTCAGCAACAATCTGACAAAGCGCAGGGTCAGCAGTATCACCCTTCTCCAGGGGATGGTAAACATGAACAAAATAAACATCTGCCGCAAGAATCTCAAATCGATCATCAAAATCAGCAATCACAGCAGCAGCAACTGCTCTAtttccagcagcagcagcaggtgtACTttatgcagcagcagcagcagatgtaccaacagcaacaacagcagcagcagcagctaatGCAGCAACAACAGTATCTATCTCAGATGCCGCAGCAAAAACAAGATGTGGTACAACAGCAGCAGCTATttcagcagcaacaacagcagcttTATGAGCAACAACAGAAGGAGTTGGTAGTTCTGCAGCAACAGCAGCAACAGTTTGCCCAACAACAGATGCAGCAGTACCTGCAACAGCAAGCAAAACAACAAGGGTTCAGAGATCAGAACTGTGAGCTAAATCCGCAG GACACAAGGAAGATGCAGATGGAGCATGGTCAACAATCTGAAGCCTCACAG AGTGATGGTTCCAAATTGCGGGGTGGTGATCAATCTGAGTTGTCCTACCCATCAACTCCACAGTCTCAGCGTTCCAATTATTGA